One Pelecanus crispus isolate bPelCri1 chromosome 31, bPelCri1.pri, whole genome shotgun sequence genomic region harbors:
- the LOC142596348 gene encoding butyrophilin subfamily 2 member A1-like, with translation MLMGSPFWWLTAIHILTFQCRSCLITGQFISSPPNSSITGVIGEGVILPCHMVADNIPEVFSVQWIFHEQSQKITVSRYDGKNKKEKQDERYQGRTEFFHSEFRVGNMSLHLKNVRTSDEGSYTCVVSFNDTYHDVLIELQVTAKGGVPSIFLRSHVKQGIGLTCHAAGWFPKPEVIWLDGQGQIRKELSTTKLTMVPAGLYSVVTSINLKPGSDMEVSCRVVNSLLNTTSESRVLISDIFFPSISKWLIIFLVILCLSMVLICTVFSKLRSNHKKTVSSVKVKMEMQEEKKQLESMLAKSKLKKRFGQLKAELDLWEARSHAVPITVNPDCQVLELQVPGAPAVESNASEPAGPNAPSTVPVLVGKEGFAAGKHYWEVEVGQQQDWVLGVVREQGRQEEEGSLPAEDYWALHRSQGGILSSEGGRRIEKQQMSTSVIGVLLDLEEGQVNFYDAEQMGVMVRMSLRLGKEPAKMFYPFLSKREGTLTPLIHPVLIPVPLETL, from the exons GTCAATTTATTAGCTCTCCTCCTAATAGTTCCATCACTGGAGTCATTGGAGAAGGGGTCATTCTGCCCTGCCACATGGTAGCAGATAACATTCCTGAAGTATTCTCTGTCCAGTGGATATTTCATGAACAGTCTCAAAAAATAACTGTGAGCAGATATgatggaaagaataaaaaggagaaacaagatGAGAGATATCAAGGCAGAACAGAATTCTTCCACAGTGAATTTAGAGTTGGCAACATGTCTCTGCACTTGAAGAATGTCAGGACCTCAGATGAAGGATCATACACTTGTGTGGTCTCTTTCAATGATACATACCATGATGTGTTGATTGAACTGCAAGTGACAG CTAAAGGTGGTGTGCCTTCCATTTTCCTGAGGAGTCACGTGAAGCAGGGCATTGGCCTCACCTGCCATGCAGCTGGATGGTTTCCTAAACCTGAGGTGATTTGGCTAGATGGCCAAGGACAGATCCGGAAGGAACTATCGACCACAAAGCTGACAATGGTGCCTGCAGGCCTATACAGTGTTGTAACTTCCATCAACCTAAAACCAGGCTCTGACATGGAAGTCTCCTGCAGGGTAGTCAACAGTCTGCTAAATACAACAAGCGAGTCTCGAGTCCTGATCTCAG ATATCTTCTTTCCCTCCATTTCAAAATGGCTGATTATCTTCCTGGTAATTTTATGTCTCAGCATGGTCCTAATTTGCACTGTATTTTCTAAGCTGAGAA GTAATCACAAGAAAACAGTTAGCTCAG taaaagtgAAGATGGAAATGCAAGAAG aaaaaaaacaactggagTCAATGTTAG CAAAGTCCAAACTCAAAAAACGCTTTG GTCaactgaaagcagagctgg attTGTGGGAAGCCCGGAGCCATGCAG TTCCCATTACTGTGAATCCTGACTGCCAAGTCCTGGAGCTCCAGGTGCCAGGGGCTCCAGCTGTGGAGAGCAACGCGTCTGAACCTGCTGGCCCAAACGCTCCCTCCACAGTCCCTGtgctggtggggaaggaagggtttGCAGCTGGGAAACACTACTGGGAGGTGGAGGTGGgccagcagcaggactgggtgctgggggtggtgaGGGAGCAAGggagacaggaggaggaagggagccTTCCTGCGGAGGACTACTGGGCTCTGCACAGGTCCCAGGGAGGGATTCTCTCTAGTGAAGGAGGCCGCAGGATTGAGAAGCAGCAGATGAGTACTTCAGTGATTGGTGTGCTTCTGGACTTGGAGGAAGGGCAGGTGAACTTTTATGACGCAGAGCAGATGGGTGTCATGGTGAGAATGTCTCTAAGGCTTGGAAAGGAACCTGCCAAAATGTTTTACCCATTTCTATCCAAAAGGGAAGGGACACTCACACCTCTTATCCACCCGGTCTTAATCCCTGTTCCTTTGGAGACActgtaa